One Kineococcus radiotolerans SRS30216 = ATCC BAA-149 DNA window includes the following coding sequences:
- a CDS encoding ATP-grasp fold amidoligase family protein, giving the protein MNRSEGPRWRERSRLVRAWRLARTRRPRTFTEKVRYKMLRDRRPLLVTFADKAAVRDHVAAVVGEGYLPRCHGLVRDPGELAALELPEAYVLKPTHGSGAVVVVSPEAPADARLPEARWSWVYAHVRPEHAGRGQLVAIARHWVGQLYGQGPNREWVYGQVPPQVLVEEFLRGPDGAVPDDYKFFVFHGRCHFVQVDSGRFGHRTQDFHRPDWEHLPLSGGPAWADPPHPRPARLEEMVAVAERLAAGTDFVRVDLYHLPGRVVFGELTNYPAGGDSPFTPRRFDAVFGEPWTVPRRYA; this is encoded by the coding sequence GTGAACCGCTCCGAGGGACCCCGGTGGCGCGAGCGCAGCCGGCTGGTCCGCGCCTGGCGGCTGGCGCGCACCCGCCGCCCGCGCACCTTCACCGAGAAGGTGCGCTACAAGATGCTGCGCGACCGCCGCCCGCTGCTGGTGACCTTCGCCGACAAGGCCGCCGTGCGCGACCACGTCGCCGCCGTCGTCGGCGAGGGGTACCTGCCCCGGTGCCACGGCCTGGTGCGCGACCCGGGGGAGCTGGCGGCGCTGGAGCTGCCGGAGGCGTACGTGCTCAAGCCCACCCACGGCAGCGGCGCGGTCGTGGTGGTCTCCCCCGAGGCGCCCGCCGACGCCCGGCTGCCGGAGGCGCGCTGGAGCTGGGTCTACGCCCACGTCCGCCCCGAGCACGCCGGGCGCGGGCAGCTCGTCGCCATCGCCCGGCACTGGGTGGGCCAGCTCTACGGGCAGGGCCCCAACCGCGAGTGGGTCTACGGGCAGGTGCCTCCGCAGGTGCTGGTGGAGGAGTTCCTGCGGGGCCCCGACGGGGCGGTCCCCGACGACTACAAGTTCTTCGTCTTCCACGGCCGCTGCCACTTCGTGCAGGTGGACTCCGGGCGGTTCGGGCACCGCACCCAGGACTTCCACCGCCCCGACTGGGAGCACCTGCCGCTGAGCGGCGGGCCGGCGTGGGCCGATCCGCCGCACCCGCGTCCCGCGCGGCTGGAGGAGATGGTCGCCGTCGCCGAGCGCCTCGCGGCGGGGACGGACTTCGTTCGGGTGGACCTGTACCACCTCCCCGGCCGGGTGGTGTTCGGGGAACTCACGAACTACCCGGCCGGGGGCGACAGCCCCTTCACCCCCCGCCGCTTCGACGCGGTGTTCGGGGAGCCGTGGACGGTGCCGCGCCGCTACGCCTGA
- a CDS encoding glycosyltransferase 87 family protein, whose amino-acid sequence MLSEGTPRTGAGLWRAIGVLVLLLAAAPIVHRYLVAYPDDQWQVDLQVYREAGRSLLLGRPVYLFETEVPQLLPFTYPTFSAVLSIPLALLPWGAAGWVWTGVQLGLLYAIVGLAFAPLLARAGRFAGLAHGVVAALCVWISPVGENIRFGQVNAVLVTLCLLDLVKGSDGLRVGRFTLRWPRGALVGVAVAIKLTPGVFLVHFALTRQWRELRNAVLAAAGVTVATFLVAPEGSLEFWTSALLNSDRLGPNAGSSNQSLRGFVLRLYLSDGATTALWGVLALLAAVAGFALARALHRRGSLVGEVAACGMVAVLVSPVSWLHHLLWGVVVLGAVAGDGRVRARAVTAVVGLLLLWVAWPWWGANLLAERGVPTVLARAVQNGDLWWACLSLPAMWLLVGRHTPSQSQVVTNQSRSV is encoded by the coding sequence GTGCTGAGCGAGGGGACCCCGCGGACCGGTGCCGGCCTCTGGCGGGCGATCGGGGTGCTCGTGCTGCTGCTCGCGGCCGCGCCGATCGTCCACCGCTACCTCGTCGCCTACCCCGACGACCAGTGGCAGGTCGACCTGCAGGTGTACCGGGAGGCGGGGCGCTCGCTGCTGCTGGGGCGGCCGGTGTACCTCTTCGAGACCGAGGTCCCGCAGCTGCTGCCCTTCACCTACCCGACGTTCTCGGCGGTGCTGTCGATCCCGCTGGCGCTGCTGCCGTGGGGGGCGGCGGGCTGGGTGTGGACGGGCGTGCAGCTCGGGTTGCTCTACGCGATCGTCGGGCTGGCCTTCGCGCCGCTGCTGGCGCGCGCGGGGCGCTTCGCGGGCCTGGCCCACGGGGTGGTGGCCGCGCTGTGCGTGTGGATCTCGCCGGTGGGGGAGAACATCCGCTTCGGCCAGGTCAACGCGGTCCTGGTGACGCTGTGCCTGCTGGACCTGGTGAAGGGGAGCGACGGCCTGCGGGTGGGCCGGTTCACGCTGCGCTGGCCGCGCGGCGCCCTGGTGGGGGTCGCGGTGGCGATCAAGCTGACCCCGGGGGTCTTCCTCGTCCACTTCGCGCTCACCCGCCAGTGGCGGGAGCTGCGCAACGCGGTGCTCGCGGCGGCGGGGGTGACGGTGGCGACGTTCCTCGTCGCCCCCGAGGGGTCGCTGGAGTTCTGGACGTCGGCGCTGCTGAACTCCGACCGCCTCGGGCCGAACGCGGGCTCGTCGAACCAGTCGCTGCGCGGGTTCGTGCTGCGGCTGTACCTCTCCGACGGGGCGACGACGGCGCTGTGGGGGGTGCTGGCGCTGCTGGCGGCGGTGGCGGGGTTCGCGCTGGCGCGGGCGCTGCACCGGCGCGGGTCGCTGGTGGGGGAGGTCGCGGCGTGCGGGATGGTCGCGGTGCTGGTCTCGCCGGTCTCCTGGCTGCACCACCTGCTGTGGGGGGTCGTGGTGCTGGGCGCGGTGGCCGGCGACGGGCGGGTGCGTGCCCGCGCGGTGACCGCGGTGGTGGGGCTGCTGCTGCTGTGGGTGGCGTGGCCGTGGTGGGGGGCGAACCTGCTCGCCGAGCGCGGCGTGCCCACGGTGCTGGCGCGGGCGGTGCAGAACGGGGACCTGTGGTGGGCCTGCCTGTCCCTGCCGGCGATGTGGCTGCTGGTCGGGCGACACACCCCATCTCAATCACAGGTAGTGACGAACCAGTCGCGTAGCGTTTAG
- a CDS encoding APC family permease: protein MTTTHDAPPTGLARAISGKLLFLFILGDVLGAGIYALVGTLAGEVGGAVWVPLLVALVLASLTAASYAELVTKYPKAGGSAVFAQRAFGKPVVSFLVGFSMLAAGVTSVAGLALAFSGSYLSELIDVPATPAALVFLVLVALLNARGIKESLRANLVMTVVEVGGLLLIIALAAAVLGRGDGNPGHVLEFDGASTPVAGILAASVIAFYSYVGFETSANVAEEAIDPARTYPRALFGGLAVAGVVYVGVALAVSVAVDTATLSGSSGPLLEVVRVADVGLPGWLFSLIALIAVANGALLTAIMSSRLTYGMATDGLLPSALGRVLPGRRTPWVAIVVTTLVSMLLVLSGDLETLAATVVLLLLIVFISTNLAVLVLRKDEPGHRHFRTPTVLPVLGIVSCVVLLTQQEAGVWLRAGLLLAVGVVLHLLTRRFSHRAVEV from the coding sequence GTGACCACGACCCACGACGCGCCGCCGACGGGCCTGGCCCGCGCCATCAGCGGCAAGCTCCTCTTCCTCTTCATCCTCGGCGACGTCCTCGGCGCCGGGATCTACGCGCTGGTGGGGACCCTGGCCGGGGAGGTCGGCGGGGCCGTGTGGGTCCCGCTGCTGGTCGCGCTCGTCCTCGCCTCGCTGACCGCCGCCTCCTACGCCGAGCTCGTCACCAAGTACCCCAAGGCCGGCGGCTCCGCGGTCTTCGCCCAGCGCGCCTTCGGCAAGCCCGTCGTGTCCTTCCTGGTGGGCTTCTCCATGCTCGCCGCCGGCGTCACCAGCGTCGCCGGCCTCGCCCTGGCGTTCTCCGGCAGCTACCTCTCCGAGCTCATCGACGTCCCCGCGACGCCCGCCGCGCTGGTGTTCCTGGTGCTGGTCGCGCTGCTCAACGCCCGCGGCATCAAGGAGTCCCTGCGCGCCAACCTCGTCATGACGGTGGTCGAGGTCGGCGGCCTGCTGCTGATCATCGCGCTGGCCGCGGCGGTGCTGGGACGCGGCGACGGGAACCCCGGTCACGTCCTGGAGTTCGACGGCGCCTCCACGCCGGTCGCGGGGATCCTCGCGGCCTCGGTCATCGCCTTCTACTCCTACGTCGGCTTCGAGACCTCCGCGAACGTCGCCGAGGAGGCGATCGACCCCGCCCGCACCTACCCGCGCGCCCTCTTCGGCGGTCTCGCCGTGGCCGGCGTCGTCTACGTCGGGGTCGCGCTGGCCGTCTCGGTCGCCGTCGACACCGCCACCCTCTCCGGGTCCAGCGGCCCGCTGCTGGAGGTCGTGCGCGTGGCCGACGTCGGGCTGCCGGGCTGGCTGTTCTCCCTCATCGCGCTCATCGCCGTCGCCAACGGGGCCCTGCTCACCGCCATCATGTCCAGCCGCCTCACCTACGGCATGGCCACCGACGGGCTGCTGCCCTCCGCGCTGGGCCGGGTCCTGCCCGGGCGCCGGACCCCGTGGGTCGCGATCGTCGTCACCACGCTCGTCTCGATGCTGCTCGTGCTCAGCGGGGACCTCGAGACCCTGGCCGCCACCGTCGTCCTGCTCCTGCTCATCGTCTTCATCTCCACCAACCTGGCCGTCCTGGTGCTGCGCAAGGACGAGCCCGGGCACCGGCACTTCCGCACCCCCACCGTCCTGCCCGTCCTCGGGATCGTCTCCTGCGTCGTGCTGCTGACCCAGCAGGAGGCGGGGGTGTGGCTGCGCGCGGGCCTGCTGCTCGCCGTGGGGGTCGTCCTGCACCTGCTCACCCGGCGCTTCTCCCACCGCGCCGTCGAGGTGTGA
- a CDS encoding metal ABC transporter solute-binding protein, Zn/Mn family, with translation MPSRRTPLALAAALTASLALAACGGGESTPASSASSASASDDGLSVVTSTNVYGSVVEAVAGDAATVTSIIDDPSADPHSYEASTRTQLELSKADVVVENGGGYDDFVDTMLDAAGSGAVVLNAVELSGKTAAAGEELNEHVWYDVETVRKVAQAVEEELAKASPDDAATFEANLATFEAGLDTLQQKITADAATTQGQPVAITEPVPGYLLEALGTVNATPEEFSEAIEEETDVPVDALQETLALFTQKQVRALVHNEQTTGPQTEQVLQAAQDNGIAVVPVTETLPDGEDYTTWMTGNVDAIAAALAR, from the coding sequence ATGCCGTCGCGCCGCACGCCCCTCGCCCTCGCCGCCGCCCTCACCGCCTCCCTGGCCCTGGCCGCCTGCGGCGGCGGCGAGAGCACCCCCGCGTCCTCGGCGTCCTCCGCGTCCGCCTCCGACGACGGCCTCAGCGTCGTGACCTCCACCAACGTCTACGGCTCCGTCGTGGAAGCCGTCGCCGGCGACGCCGCGACGGTCACCTCGATCATCGACGACCCCAGCGCCGACCCGCACAGCTACGAGGCCAGTACCCGCACCCAGCTGGAGCTGTCGAAGGCGGACGTCGTCGTCGAGAACGGCGGCGGCTACGACGACTTCGTCGACACCATGCTCGACGCGGCCGGCTCGGGGGCCGTCGTGCTGAACGCCGTCGAGCTCTCCGGGAAGACCGCCGCCGCGGGCGAGGAGCTCAACGAGCACGTCTGGTACGACGTCGAGACCGTCCGCAAGGTCGCGCAGGCCGTCGAGGAGGAGCTCGCGAAGGCCTCCCCCGACGACGCCGCCACCTTCGAGGCCAACCTGGCGACCTTCGAGGCGGGCCTGGACACCCTCCAGCAGAAGATCACCGCGGACGCCGCGACGACCCAGGGCCAGCCGGTCGCGATCACCGAGCCCGTCCCCGGCTACCTGCTCGAGGCCCTGGGCACCGTGAACGCGACGCCGGAGGAGTTCTCCGAGGCCATCGAGGAGGAGACCGACGTCCCCGTCGACGCCCTCCAGGAGACACTGGCCCTGTTCACGCAGAAGCAGGTGCGCGCCCTGGTCCACAACGAGCAGACCACCGGCCCGCAGACCGAGCAGGTCCTGCAGGCTGCGCAGGACAACGGCATCGCGGTGGTGCCGGTGACCGAGACGCTCCCCGACGGCGAGGACTACACGACGTGGATGACCGGGAACGTGGACGCGATCGCGGCGGCGCTGGCCCGGTGA
- a CDS encoding metal ABC transporter permease, which translates to MNTATNIAWEKVVDFSDYGELLALVHNSLWAGALLGLVGGLIGMFIVARDLPFAVHGIAELSFAGGAGALLLGANVVVGSLVGSVLAAVLFGVLGARAREHNSAIGVLMPFGLGLGVLFLALYEGRAANRFGLLTGQIVAVDDPQLVSLAVLAAVVVVALAVLWRPLLFASLDPDVAAARGVPVRALSPAFMLVLGLAVAMSVQVVGALLVLALLVTPAAAAMRVSASPFAVPVLSVAFAVTAMVGGLLLAVGSSVPISPYVTTVSFAIYLVCRLVARVRRPADRPGPARPAVAGVA; encoded by the coding sequence GTGAACACCGCCACGAACATCGCCTGGGAGAAGGTCGTCGACTTCTCCGACTACGGGGAGCTCCTGGCCCTGGTGCACAACTCCCTCTGGGCCGGGGCCCTGCTCGGCCTCGTCGGCGGGCTCATCGGGATGTTCATCGTCGCCCGCGACCTCCCCTTCGCCGTGCACGGGATCGCCGAGCTCAGCTTCGCCGGCGGGGCCGGCGCCCTGCTGCTCGGGGCGAACGTCGTCGTCGGCTCGCTGGTGGGCTCCGTCCTCGCCGCCGTGCTGTTCGGCGTCCTCGGCGCCCGGGCCCGCGAGCACAACTCCGCCATCGGGGTCCTCATGCCGTTCGGCCTCGGCCTCGGGGTGCTGTTCCTGGCCCTCTACGAGGGCCGGGCCGCGAACAGGTTCGGGCTGCTCACCGGGCAGATCGTCGCCGTCGACGACCCGCAGCTGGTGTCGCTGGCCGTCCTGGCCGCCGTCGTCGTCGTCGCGCTCGCGGTGCTGTGGCGCCCGCTGCTGTTCGCCAGCCTGGACCCCGACGTCGCCGCCGCGCGCGGGGTCCCGGTGCGGGCCCTGTCGCCGGCCTTCATGCTCGTGCTCGGCCTGGCGGTGGCCATGAGCGTCCAGGTCGTCGGGGCCCTGCTGGTGCTGGCCCTGCTGGTGACCCCCGCCGCCGCGGCGATGCGGGTGAGCGCCTCGCCGTTCGCGGTGCCGGTGCTCTCGGTCGCCTTCGCCGTCACGGCGATGGTCGGCGGGCTGCTGCTGGCCGTGGGCTCGTCGGTCCCCATCAGCCCGTACGTGACGACGGTGTCCTTCGCCATCTACCTGGTGTGCCGGCTGGTGGCGCGGGTGCGGCGCCCCGCCGACCGGCCCGGCCCCGCCCGGCCCGCGGTCGCCGGCGTCGCCTGA
- a CDS encoding WhiB family transcriptional regulator, producing the protein MSETSRGLRPTVDAWEWQLLGSCREADPELFFHPELERGAARQHRDAAALAVCAECPVLRQCRQHVLTHRENYGVWGGLTEDQRDAIWSERTERRKLRRAG; encoded by the coding sequence GTGAGCGAGACGAGTCGAGGCCTGCGACCGACGGTCGACGCTTGGGAGTGGCAGCTCCTGGGTTCCTGCCGCGAGGCCGATCCAGAGCTCTTCTTCCACCCGGAGCTGGAGCGCGGCGCCGCGCGCCAGCACCGCGACGCCGCGGCGCTCGCCGTGTGCGCCGAGTGCCCGGTCCTGCGCCAGTGCCGGCAGCACGTCCTCACCCACCGCGAGAACTACGGCGTGTGGGGCGGGCTGACCGAGGACCAGCGCGACGCCATCTGGAGCGAGCGCACCGAGCGCCGCAAGCTGCGCCGGGCCGGCTGA
- a CDS encoding metal ABC transporter ATP-binding protein, with the protein MRPALRLAGASLAYGNRTLWSGLDLEIAPGEFVAVLGANGAGKSSLLKVVLGQQRLAAGTVEVAGRPVRRGDRRIGYVPQQKGLEPTTPLRARDFVRLGLDGHRWGPLLPSRRARAQVDRVLDAVGALDYADAPVGRLSGGEQQRLRVAQSIVGDPALLLADEPLLSLDLHHASAVSALVDECRTRTGAAVLFVTHDVNPVLPYADRVLYLANGRFRVGPPEQVMTSATLSDLYGSPVEVLRSNGRLLVAGGAAPSEHPHAHEHEEAS; encoded by the coding sequence GTGAGGCCCGCGCTGCGGCTGGCGGGCGCCTCGCTGGCCTACGGCAACCGCACGCTGTGGTCCGGCCTGGACCTGGAGATCGCCCCCGGGGAGTTCGTCGCCGTCCTCGGCGCCAACGGCGCCGGCAAGTCCAGCCTGCTCAAGGTCGTCCTCGGCCAGCAGCGCCTCGCCGCCGGCACCGTCGAGGTCGCCGGCCGTCCCGTGCGCCGCGGCGACCGCCGCATCGGCTACGTCCCCCAGCAGAAGGGCCTGGAGCCCACGACCCCGCTGCGGGCCCGCGACTTCGTGCGCCTCGGCCTCGACGGCCACCGCTGGGGCCCGCTGCTGCCCTCCCGCCGGGCCAGGGCGCAGGTCGACCGGGTCCTCGACGCCGTCGGCGCGCTCGACTACGCCGACGCCCCCGTCGGCCGCCTCTCCGGCGGCGAGCAGCAGCGGCTGCGGGTCGCGCAGAGCATCGTCGGCGACCCGGCCCTGCTGCTGGCCGACGAGCCCCTGCTGTCGCTGGACCTCCACCACGCGAGCGCCGTCAGCGCCCTCGTGGACGAGTGCCGCACCCGCACCGGCGCGGCCGTCCTCTTCGTCACCCACGACGTCAACCCCGTCCTGCCCTACGCCGACCGGGTGCTCTACCTGGCCAACGGCCGCTTCCGCGTCGGCCCCCCCGAGCAGGTCATGACCTCCGCCACGCTGTCGGACCTGTACGGCTCCCCCGTCGAGGTGCTGCGCTCCAACGGGCGCCTGCTCGTCGCCGGTGGCGCCGCCCCCAGCGAGCACCCGCACGCCCACGAGCACGAGGAAGCGTCGTGA
- the pheA gene encoding prephenate dehydratase: MLRYAFFGPVGTFSEAALRSVVADAPAVAMPSVDATIEAVRSGAADVGCVPIENSVEGGVPATLDGLAAGDPLVVVAEVVLPVTFVLAVKPGTALADVERVSTHSHAHAQVRGWLRTHLPDALYVPATSTAAAAQALADELAGGAPAGFEGAVCAPTAARGLGLDVLAERIEDRAGAQTRFVLLSRPGAGTVPAPTGDDKTSLVVFLREERPGALVEALEQFVTRGINLTRIESRPAGDALGRYCFSIDCDGHVSEARVGEALMGLHRVSDHVRFVGSYPRAGGGRPPAGTGPTEDDFAAAQGWLDRLRAGAGS, translated from the coding sequence GTGCTGCGCTACGCGTTCTTCGGTCCGGTCGGGACCTTCTCCGAAGCCGCCCTGCGGTCCGTCGTCGCCGACGCGCCCGCCGTCGCGATGCCCAGCGTCGACGCCACCATCGAGGCGGTCCGCAGCGGCGCCGCCGACGTCGGCTGCGTCCCCATCGAGAACTCCGTGGAGGGCGGGGTGCCGGCCACCCTCGACGGGCTGGCCGCCGGTGACCCCCTCGTCGTCGTCGCCGAGGTCGTCCTCCCCGTCACCTTCGTCCTCGCCGTCAAGCCGGGGACCGCCCTCGCCGACGTGGAGCGCGTCAGCACCCACTCCCACGCCCACGCCCAGGTGCGCGGGTGGCTGCGCACCCACCTGCCCGACGCCCTCTACGTGCCGGCCACCTCCACCGCGGCCGCCGCGCAGGCCCTCGCCGACGAGCTCGCCGGGGGCGCCCCCGCCGGCTTCGAGGGCGCCGTCTGCGCCCCCACCGCCGCCCGCGGCCTCGGCCTCGACGTCCTCGCCGAGCGCATCGAGGACCGCGCCGGCGCCCAGACCCGCTTCGTCCTGCTCTCCCGCCCCGGCGCGGGCACCGTCCCCGCCCCCACCGGCGACGACAAGACCTCCCTCGTCGTCTTCCTCCGGGAGGAACGGCCCGGGGCCCTCGTCGAGGCGCTGGAGCAGTTCGTCACCCGCGGCATCAACCTCACCCGGATCGAGTCCCGCCCCGCCGGGGACGCGCTGGGCCGCTACTGCTTCTCCATCGACTGCGACGGCCACGTCAGCGAGGCCCGCGTCGGGGAGGCGCTCATGGGCCTGCACCGCGTCAGCGACCACGTCCGCTTCGTCGGCAGCTACCCCCGCGCCGGCGGCGGGCGCCCCCCCGCCGGCACCGGCCCCACCGAGGACGACTTCGCCGCCGCCCAGGGGTGGCTGGACCGGTTGCGCGCCGGCGCCGGGTCCTGA
- a CDS encoding EAL domain-containing protein, translating to MTSQQPERALDLGEGGPDRRVVAVGYLLTSLVSASVALLPVWPGVHDLPVLLIASLGLLTGAGLLLSPAWPMAGPRTAVVGTALGTSVAVYAADGSPGIGVLVALYSAAAAHIPFLRSGRAVLAATALPFALLPVALIASGHAHQVLGWVLVLPATTVVPVLGVRSLLRLAAHRARRDGGSDLLNRTGLLESCAQRLERDEDLGERVAVNVVHFDDLRDLRPVLGPAAAEEVLAECARRAAALPGSVVARIDLDSLAVVQPVELDASGEPVRTAVEEGRALRELLRAHVDLAADGPGQGLRVRPGVSVGVARAPEHGRDVEDLLALADVAAVRAGAEQHRVAVTGGGAAFDVDALRLHAELPAAVEDGQLRVHYQRLVTAGTGRTVGVEALVRWQHPERGLLGPGAFVPLAERSQAIVGLTLWVLRTAAAQCGAWRAAGHDVGVSVNVSPVVLADPSLLDAVRRAVADNDLGRGTLTLEVTESALLGDPAGVPAVLAALREAGARISLDDFGTGYTSLTMLRQFEVDELKIDRSFVAAAPGAPADAAIVRALVDLAHRLSLDVVAEGVEDARTADLVRSLGADVLQGFHFARPIPAEQVFTTPAEAPRDVPAAPAAPAAPAAPAAPAARAPRGGDEEERVGLARTVLGATARSEGLLRSVTALAAAVCGTEFASFNVVTEEHVHALAPHGHDRSLVPRDGTPCAWTAHQRDVLHLDPATDPRTLGGVAAGYGVRHYVGVPVTDAGGRVLGVLCAYDHHGTRPATALQRTQLQALAGVVADHLAGVDAAGQLARLHGLLQAMAELDGSRDPDRLLAGFGAAVHELLRPDFSFLVGPTTPLRERWDVLDHRGDVDPDVLGRVVFDAPGRSAVARSVATGRPVWVPDAATSTVVAGDLARRVGVGSVLTVPLVGPDGVVNVLSAVWRHPQRDLSPVLRDAAVAAATRVARQLAVRPDRPAAPLEVVG from the coding sequence GTGACCAGCCAGCAGCCCGAGCGGGCCCTCGACCTCGGCGAGGGGGGACCCGACCGCCGCGTCGTCGCCGTCGGGTACCTGCTGACCAGCCTCGTCAGCGCCTCAGTGGCGCTGCTGCCCGTCTGGCCGGGCGTGCACGACCTGCCCGTCCTCCTCATCGCCTCCCTCGGCCTGCTCACCGGCGCCGGGCTGCTGCTCTCGCCCGCGTGGCCGATGGCCGGGCCCCGCACCGCCGTCGTCGGCACGGCCCTCGGCACCTCCGTCGCCGTCTACGCCGCCGACGGCTCGCCCGGGATCGGGGTGCTCGTCGCCCTGTACTCCGCGGCCGCCGCGCACATCCCCTTCCTGCGCTCCGGGCGCGCCGTCCTCGCCGCCACCGCGCTGCCGTTCGCGCTGCTGCCCGTCGCGCTGATCGCCTCCGGGCACGCCCACCAGGTGCTCGGCTGGGTCCTCGTGCTGCCCGCCACCACCGTCGTCCCCGTGCTCGGCGTACGGTCCCTGCTGCGCCTGGCCGCCCACCGGGCCCGCCGCGACGGCGGCTCCGACCTCCTCAACCGCACCGGCCTGCTCGAGAGCTGCGCCCAGCGGCTGGAGCGCGACGAGGACCTCGGGGAGCGGGTGGCCGTGAACGTCGTCCACTTCGACGACCTGCGCGACCTGCGCCCGGTCCTGGGGCCCGCCGCCGCCGAGGAGGTCCTCGCCGAGTGCGCGCGCCGCGCCGCCGCCCTGCCCGGCTCCGTCGTCGCCCGCATCGACCTGGACTCCCTGGCCGTCGTGCAGCCCGTCGAGCTCGACGCCTCCGGGGAGCCGGTCCGCACCGCCGTCGAGGAGGGCCGCGCGCTGCGCGAGCTGCTGCGCGCCCACGTCGACCTCGCCGCCGACGGCCCCGGCCAGGGCCTGCGGGTGCGCCCCGGCGTCTCGGTCGGCGTCGCCCGCGCCCCCGAGCACGGGCGGGACGTCGAGGACCTCCTCGCCCTCGCCGACGTCGCCGCCGTGCGCGCCGGCGCCGAGCAGCACCGCGTCGCCGTCACCGGGGGCGGCGCCGCCTTCGACGTCGACGCGCTGCGCCTGCACGCCGAGCTGCCCGCCGCCGTGGAGGACGGCCAGCTGCGCGTGCACTACCAGCGGCTGGTGACCGCCGGCACCGGCCGCACCGTCGGCGTGGAGGCCCTCGTGCGCTGGCAGCACCCCGAGCGGGGGCTGCTGGGGCCCGGCGCGTTCGTCCCCCTCGCCGAGCGCAGCCAGGCCATCGTGGGCCTGACCCTCTGGGTGCTGCGCACCGCCGCCGCCCAGTGCGGGGCCTGGCGCGCCGCCGGTCACGACGTGGGGGTGTCGGTCAACGTCTCCCCCGTCGTGCTCGCCGACCCCTCCCTCCTCGACGCCGTGCGCCGGGCCGTCGCCGACAACGACCTCGGACGCGGCACCCTGACCCTGGAGGTCACCGAGAGCGCCCTGCTGGGCGACCCCGCGGGCGTCCCCGCCGTGCTGGCGGCCCTGCGCGAGGCCGGGGCGCGCATCTCCCTGGACGACTTCGGCACCGGCTACACGTCGCTGACGATGCTGCGCCAGTTCGAGGTCGACGAGCTCAAGATCGACCGGTCCTTCGTCGCCGCCGCCCCGGGGGCCCCCGCCGACGCCGCCATCGTCCGGGCCCTGGTCGACCTCGCCCACCGGCTGTCCCTGGACGTCGTCGCCGAGGGCGTGGAGGACGCCCGCACCGCCGACCTCGTCCGCAGCCTCGGCGCCGACGTCCTGCAGGGCTTCCACTTCGCCCGGCCCATCCCCGCCGAGCAGGTCTTCACCACCCCGGCCGAGGCCCCCCGGGACGTCCCCGCCGCACCCGCCGCACCCGCCGCACCCGCCGCACCCGCCGCCCCCGCCGCGCGGGCCCCGCGCGGCGGCGACGAGGAGGAGCGGGTGGGCCTCGCGCGCACCGTCCTCGGCGCCACCGCCCGCTCCGAGGGGCTGCTGCGCAGCGTCACCGCCCTCGCCGCCGCCGTGTGCGGGACGGAGTTCGCCAGCTTCAACGTCGTCACCGAGGAGCACGTCCACGCGCTGGCCCCGCACGGGCACGACCGCAGCCTCGTCCCCCGCGACGGGACGCCGTGCGCGTGGACCGCGCACCAGCGCGACGTCCTGCACCTCGACCCCGCGACCGACCCGCGCACCCTCGGCGGCGTGGCCGCCGGGTACGGGGTCCGCCACTACGTCGGGGTCCCCGTCACCGACGCCGGCGGGCGCGTCCTCGGCGTCCTCTGCGCCTACGACCACCACGGGACCCGGCCGGCCACCGCGCTGCAGCGCACCCAGCTGCAGGCGCTCGCGGGCGTGGTCGCCGACCACCTCGCCGGGGTCGACGCCGCCGGTCAGCTCGCCCGCCTCCACGGCCTGCTGCAGGCGATGGCCGAGCTCGACGGCAGCCGCGACCCCGACCGGCTCCTCGCGGGGTTCGGCGCGGCCGTCCACGAGCTGCTCCGCCCCGACTTCAGCTTCCTCGTCGGCCCCACCACGCCCCTGCGCGAGCGCTGGGACGTCCTCGACCACCGCGGCGACGTCGACCCCGACGTGCTGGGCCGGGTCGTCTTCGACGCCCCCGGCCGCAGCGCCGTCGCCCGCTCCGTGGCCACCGGGCGCCCGGTGTGGGTGCCGGACGCCGCGACCAGCACCGTCGTCGCCGGCGACCTCGCCCGCCGCGTCGGGGTGGGCTCGGTCCTCACCGTCCCCCTCGTCGGCCCCGACGGCGTCGTCAACGTGCTCTCCGCCGTCTGGCGCCACCCCCAGCGCGACCTCAGCCCGGTGCTGCGCGACGCCGCCGTCGCGGCCGCCACCCGCGTCGCCCGCCAGCTCGCCGTCCGCCCCGACCGGCCCGCCGCCCCCCTGGAGGTGGTGGGGTGA